One window of the Pieris brassicae chromosome 2, ilPieBrab1.1, whole genome shotgun sequence genome contains the following:
- the LOC123719946 gene encoding guanine nucleotide-binding protein subunit alpha homolog: MANDLWSCSCCTEALTCWLRLKLSPEEIEQRYRSKEIDRILEKDKQTLRRQVKLLLLGAGESGKSTFLKQMKIIHKVKFEPELVREYQHVIYQNIVKGIQVLVDARDKLAIPWENPRNLDIGQQALYFNSSVSLDSRLFMHYAPHIHSLWLDRAIKRAYDRRREFQLSDSVSYFFDELERIARSDYIPSHQDILHCRKATKGITECPILINNVPFVFVDVGGQRTQRQKWTQCFDSVTSILFLVSSSEFDQVLSEDRKTNRLEESLNIFDTIVNNVNFKGISIILFLNKSDLLARKVASKETDIRWYFPHYTGDPHNAREVQMFILNMFANVRREPKTTLYHHFTTAIDTHNIEVVFNSVKDTILNRNLESLMLQ; this comes from the exons ATGGCCAACGATTTGTGGTCATGTTCCTGTTGTACAGAGGCTCTGACTTGTTGGCTGCGCCTAAAGCTATCTCCAGAGGAGATAGAGCAGCGGTACAGAAGCAAAGAGATCGACAGAATACTTGAGAAAGACAAACAAACACTTCGGCGACAGGTCAAACTTTTGCTACTTGGTGCGGGTGAAAGCGGAAAATCGACATTCCTGAAGCAGatgaaaataatacataaagtaAAGTTTGAGCCGGAACTAGTGCGCGAGTATCAGCACGTGATATATCAGAACATTGTTAAGGGCATTCAAGTGTTAGTTGATGCGAGGGATAAGCTTGCTATTCCTTGGGAAAACCCGCGGAATTTGGACATTGGTCAGCAGGCACTGTACTTTAACAGTTCAGTATCACTTGACAGTCGACTGTTTATGCATTATGCACCTCATATACATTCCCTGTGGTTAGACAGGGCCATAAAGAGAGCCTATGATAGACGGAGAGAATTTCAATTG AGCGACTCAGTAAGTTACTTCTTTGACGAGCTGGAGCGGATCGCGCGCTCGGACTACATCCCCTCCCATCAGGATATTCTGCACTGTCGGAAAGCCACCAAGGGAATAACAGAATGTCCCATCCTCATTAACAACGTGCCATTTGTCTTCGTCGACGTCGGCGGTCAGAGGACGCAGCGACAGAAGTGGACACAATGTTTCGACTCTGTAACCTCGATACTATTTCTAGTATCGTCTTCCGAGTTTGATCAAGTTCTGTCTGAAGACag AAAAACAAATCGTCTCGAAGAGTCGCTGAATATCTTCGACACCATCGTGAACAACGTTAACTTCAAAGGTATCTCCATCATTCTCTTCCTCAACAAGTCAGATCTGCTTGCGCGGAAGGTCGCGAGTAAAGAAACGGATATTCGCTGGTATTTCCCACATTATACGGGTGACCCACACAATGCACGGGAAGTCCAAATGTTCATACTAAACATGTTCGCAAATGTCCGAAGGGAACCAAAGACAACACTCTACCACCATTTTACGACTGCCATAGACACGCACAATATAGAAGTCGTCTTTAACTCCGTGAAAGACACGATATTAAATCGAAATCTTGAATCGTTAATGTTACAATGA